The genome window AGATATATGAATTCTCCCTGCTCCGCCAGGATCCTCCGCATGTCATAGCCATTTTTCAATGTATAGAAATGCCTGATAGCAGCTGGATTTCGCCTCCTAACGCTCCATTTGGCGGCATTCAATGCGGTACGGATTGCCAGGAAAGCGAGATTGTCTTTTTTATAAATTGTATTAAAAAGTGGATCAATGATCGCTCAGGAAAACAGCTGACGATTAAAACTGCTCCATGCTGCTATGAAGCTGATCAACAACGCTTATTACACGACGCTTATCTATATACTGGACTTATCCCCGTTCAGGCCTGCGTTAATAGTTATATTAATGTGGATGGCGATGACTTCATTGCTCACATCAGGCCGGCTGAAAAACGAAAACTCAAAAAAGCTGTTCTTGCGGGATTCAGAGCTGGGCCAGCGCATGAAATTTCATCCCAGGTTACTTATGAATTCCTGGCACACTGCCGTGAAAGTAATGGTTACCGCATGCCGTTAACATTATCTCAAATTGAAATATTGAAACACAAATTTCCCGAAGCATATCAGATTTTTACGGTTGTTGACCAGGAAAAGATCATCGCCCTTACCCTGACGGTGCGGGTTAACGATCATATACTTTATAATTTTTTGTGCGGGGATTTACCTGAATACCGCGTTTACAGCCCGGTAGTCATGTTAATGGATCGCGTTTACCAACATTGTCAGCGGGAAAACATCAGGATATTAGACCTGGGCATTTCGCTGGATGGCAATGGGGTCCACAAGCCTTCGCTTAGCAGGTTCAAGAAAAATATTGGTGGGAAAGAATGTTTGAAAATGACTTATGAAATAACTTTCCGCTGATCAGATGCCCAAACAGTTACCATCCCGGTAAAACACGCTCGTGCACGTTTCGATGCCTACAATTGGCGCCATACCAATGAAATCCAGTCTTCGGAAACCTCTTTCTTTCAAATATTCCTTCGCTTTCTGATACCACTCACGTTCCGAATTGTCCAGGATCAGGACGCCATCATTGGTCAGATAATCGACTGCAAAGTTGGCACACTTTACCCTGTTGCGTCCGTCAACAATGATAATGTTATAACGCTCACCAGCATCCTTAACCGCCTGAATGTAAGACTCGCCCAGCGGTTTTTCGATAACTTTTGCATTGCCGGGAAGCTTTGGCTTTATAAGCTTGATCCATTCCGCATCGTGTTCCACAGCCGTAATTTGCTTCACGCGGGCACCATACCAGCGGGTGGAATTTCCGGAACCATATTCAAAAACCACGAAATCAGGCTTCAAACGCGGTTTCAAAAACAATATAAATGGATATGTATACCAGGGAAGCGGATCACCATTTGCGTCAACGGATTGTTTGGTATGAAAACTTCTGAACCAGCCGTACTGCTTCAAAGCACCGTCCAGAAAAAGCTGCACACTGCCACCCAGGCCGATCCCATTAAGCAGATCCCAGGTGTTGTTTTTTATTTTTTTAATCATTTCAAATCCGACGGTTGACGCTTACCGGCACAAACGTACGAATTAATGTACTTTTCTCGCAGAATTGTCACGATGCGATCTGCTGCGCAACCATCCCATAATTCCGGGATCTGTCCTTTTTTACAATGTCCCCCCATTATCTTTCTGGCCAGTTCCACCACGGATTGCGCATTCCAGTCGGGCAGCAGATGATTTGTGCCGGCTTCAACAGTGATCGGACGCTCGGTGCTATCTCTTAATGTAATGCAAGGCACTTTCAGAAACGTCGTCTCCTCCTGAATGCCGCCCGAATCGGTGATGACAAGAGACGCGTTGTTAATCAATGTTAAAAACTCCCTGTGACCCTGAGGTTCAGTAATTTCCAGATTTTTGATTTTTTTCAAATCATGCAATAACCCTTGCGCTTCAAGGCTCTTCAATGTACGCGGGTGGATTGGGAAGATAATGGGATGCAATGCCGATAATCTTCTGATCATGTTTGCGATTTCGAGCATTACCACCGCATTATCCACATTAGCTGGTCTGTGCATGGTCATTAAGATATATTCGTTTTGCCTTACACGTTGCCGCGCATCTTCGGTAACCTGATTCAAACAATGCAGCAGCGAATCGATCATTACATTGCCGACGAAGTGAATCTTTTCAGGCGAAATATTTTCTCTTAAAAGATTACAAACCGCCGACTTCTCCGTTACAAAAAGCTGATCTGCAATGGCATCGGTGACAATCCGGTTAATCTCTTCGGGCATTTTCCTGTCGCCGCTCCTCAGCCCCGCTTCCACATGAACTACGGGAATGTGCATTTTTACTGCCACCAGTGCGCAAGCCAGCGTAGAATTTACATCGCCCACGACCAGCACAATGTCCGGCTTTTCGATAAGGAGCACCTTTTCAAATGCAACCATTATCGCTGCCGTTTGCTGCGCTTGCGAACCATTGCTTACGCCTAAAAAATAATCCGGTTCGGGAAGTTGAAGCTGTTCGAAAAAGATGCCGGACATCCGGAAATCATAATGCTGGCCGGTGTGGACGATCAGGGAATTGATATCCGGAAAGAGTGTGAAAGCGCGGTGCAGCGGCGCGACTTTCATAAAATTGGGACGTGCCCCAACGATATTGATTACTTTCAAGAAATAGTGTGTTTAATTA of Dyadobacter chenhuakuii contains these proteins:
- a CDS encoding GNAT family N-acetyltransferase, giving the protein MAFLPFLYLEPEHLSTQTVGQIYEFSLLRQDPPHVIAIFQCIEMPDSSWISPPNAPFGGIQCGTDCQESEIVFFINCIKKWINDRSGKQLTIKTAPCCYEADQQRLLHDAYLYTGLIPVQACVNSYINVDGDDFIAHIRPAEKRKLKKAVLAGFRAGPAHEISSQVTYEFLAHCRESNGYRMPLTLSQIEILKHKFPEAYQIFTVVDQEKIIALTLTVRVNDHILYNFLCGDLPEYRVYSPVVMLMDRVYQHCQRENIRILDLGISLDGNGVHKPSLSRFKKNIGGKECLKMTYEITFR
- a CDS encoding FkbM family methyltransferase — encoded protein: MIKKIKNNTWDLLNGIGLGGSVQLFLDGALKQYGWFRSFHTKQSVDANGDPLPWYTYPFILFLKPRLKPDFVVFEYGSGNSTRWYGARVKQITAVEHDAEWIKLIKPKLPGNAKVIEKPLGESYIQAVKDAGERYNIIIVDGRNRVKCANFAVDYLTNDGVLILDNSEREWYQKAKEYLKERGFRRLDFIGMAPIVGIETCTSVFYRDGNCLGI
- the wecB gene encoding non-hydrolyzing UDP-N-acetylglucosamine 2-epimerase, producing MKVINIVGARPNFMKVAPLHRAFTLFPDINSLIVHTGQHYDFRMSGIFFEQLQLPEPDYFLGVSNGSQAQQTAAIMVAFEKVLLIEKPDIVLVVGDVNSTLACALVAVKMHIPVVHVEAGLRSGDRKMPEEINRIVTDAIADQLFVTEKSAVCNLLRENISPEKIHFVGNVMIDSLLHCLNQVTEDARQRVRQNEYILMTMHRPANVDNAVVMLEIANMIRRLSALHPIIFPIHPRTLKSLEAQGLLHDLKKIKNLEITEPQGHREFLTLINNASLVITDSGGIQEETTFLKVPCITLRDSTERPITVEAGTNHLLPDWNAQSVVELARKIMGGHCKKGQIPELWDGCAADRIVTILREKYINSYVCAGKRQPSDLK